The DNA segment AAAACCTTAATATTGTAATTCATAGTTCAATATGGAATCAATATAAATATGTATTTATACAATCAGCGTAACGCTACCTAAACATGTCTAAATTTATGGTTGATTATTGTCTGATATAACACTGTGCTGAGATAATTATATGAAATCTGATTATGAACAGGTACGTCATATTTAACAGCTTGTTATCTAATTAATGATACGATATGTAGAGTAAGGTAGGTTTGTTcagaaaacgttttattggcaTTGCCTAAAGAAAACTTGCAATTAGGGGCATTAATTGATAGTTTTGTTCATATCCGTAGGGCAAACGTGTTGGAAATGATAtcgttttgtcaaaatttgctGCGTGtgttaaacattttcttaattttatttttctttttcttctgaaGCCTATAGAATAGAGGAAGCGAGGTGTGTTAATTGGtgctttgtttgattttaaacATAATAATGATCTTATAAAAATCATGACTGAAAAGGAAATATTGATCAAAGTTTTCcaaacaataatatttttacttcaGAAATAAATCTTACCAGACGTTCGAAAGCAATATATAGGAATAcgcaataataaaattaatgtatGAAGGCACCAAGTACATGGTAAATAGAAGTTTACATTCCTGAGGCAACAACAACCAACAGAACACCCGACgtcaattaaaaataacagcTAAAATAATGTGACTTTACAATATTACTTCAACCGTTGGTGGTTCTTATCATTTTAGGGGAACGACCTACAGTTAGGTCGTTAGGCCTAAACGACCTACCCTATATAACATAATACTCTTACAACAGTCATCTACAACATCTAAAAAAATGTGGCATGATTTTGACGAAAATGTTTCACTataaaacttaacaaatcATTAAACTGCACTGCAAAACCTCCTACTTTTGTTGTTCCTTTATTTGGCCACAAATCGCTAAAAAGTAGCAGGAAGCGTGGCCAGGGAACgttgtgttattttttgcttACTCGTCTATACTTATGATAGAACTTGTAAGCGTGTTTGCGTGTTTGCGTGTTCAAGGTATTGGTTCTTTAACCACTTCATTGGTAAATTAAATCTTGTTCTTTTGCAATTAGATAGTTAggtttataatatttttgctaGCATCGGCCTATTATAGTCTATTTAAAAATACCGtataataaagttttaatcCTCATATAATAAGTGGTAATTTGACATTATAAGGATTCAAAAACTGAAACTTGTTTATATATAGTTATTACCCTGTTGTTCTAATTTTATGTTCATGCGTCATCCGGTTTgagttattagttattacattAATTGCTTAGAATACTTTTTGCCGTGATCTAAGTGGACTTGTTTATGTCCCATTACGGTTGACGGTGACCCACCAAAATCAATCAACTGGCCCCAAAATGGGTCGCAACCCATAGGTTTAGACTTGAATTCCTGACTTAAACGTTTCAATTGTATTATCTTTACAACTGCTGCAAAGTTTAAGACAATAATATGGCGTTAAATCATACGCTTTACTTATTGTATACGCTCCTGTCGgtatattaatatttattaattgACTGACTTTAACAACACCTTACGATTCTCCAAAACATGGACCTGACGGCATTCCTTAGGCCAAGAAAACTCGAGCAGAGGAAAATTGAAAGAATAGTATCGGCCACTACCGCAAGTACCCAAAGTGGGGGCTTGTGTCCCAGGGGTTTTCCAGTACTTGGTTTCAGCGCGGTAACGAGTGTCATTATGATCATAACCCCGGTTCCTACCACGAAAACGATGCTTACGATAACCATAAATATGATTCGTTTCGATAAACTGTGTTGCAGTAACTTGCTTGTGCCTTGAGACTTGCTTTTGTGAAAACGATTCTTTACGCTGCCTCGACTAAGTTTTGGCTTCTTTTTTGAAGTTGCTTTCTCACTTGTTTCTGCTTCCCCTTCATTTTCCGTTTGATGTGTTTGTGTCGATATGGTTGTAAGCGTTGATACGGTCAATCCGTCAGAACTTGGCGAAGAAACGTAGGTTGCTCTTGGTGTAACGGTTGATCCCTTCtccaaacaagaaattttctTTCGAACCAATAACTTAAAATTGATGTAAGACTGAACGCACagaattattaaaattgcCGAGTAAGCAACCCAAACGAATCCCAGCGTAAGGGTTGAGGATCTTGTTAGAGGTGGCCATTTCGGGTAGCAATCTGCAAAATTggttatattttgttgttttgtttgatttgatttatttttgttgtcataTTTCGGTTCGTACGACTTTTACTATGTTTGTAAAGGTTTTCTGTTAATTTACTACAGTCGCGTTCAGCAGTTTTTTTGAATGGTTTCATTGCATAAGAACAATGTGGCAAAATAACAGTAAAGCAATGTAGAGATTTGGCAATATAACAATATAAGCAGGTAAATCATACAGcaataaaacttacttttctcAACAGGGCAGATTGGGACAGATTTATCAGAAGGGACATAGTAAACAACGCAAGCACATTCGTATATGCAGTCCCCGTCGTACCCAACACAGATACCGACAATAACAGGTATGATCCAGGAAAGCAAAATAAGGCGAACAGCTTTTCTTCTAGGACTTGGGTGCGTCCACTTCCAGCACCTGCCgtaaaaacatacttgtttAATATCAAAAATCTTTAAGTTTGAACGCAGTTTAAAAACGTGTGtgatatgaaaatttttactttccgTTAGAAGCGCTTGATCCGATTGTCCTACCGCTGTTACGTATGTCATCATTGTAGTCGGCCAAACCAATGACGATTTTATGAATTCTAAGAATGTCTTCGGTCAGCGCTTTTATAATCAAAGCAATTCCCCCCGATTTTACTAAAGCATACAACACGATGAGTTAAATAGTACTGTAATCATAAATAAAGATATTGATAAAATAAGACTTCGCATTATACCTCGGTTTATATTCTATTTAATCTCTTTTCATACCAGGATGATTTTGATTAATTGTAAATAGTTGTCTCTTACCAAGTGTTACCAATGGTAAAAGTAGTTCCATTCCAAACCAGACATGCAAAAGAGGGGTAGAAATATTTCTCTGGTTGTACAAAGGCATTGTAGGGCTAACAAAGATAAATTTCCACGCGCTGGCAATACGACAAAGACAAATAAAGAAGTTGGATAATACGACGTTAGTTGCATAAATGTTGATAACCTTTCGTCGTAGTTTTTGCCTGAAACGTAAAACAAACAGGTTGCGAAAAAGCGACCAAACTACTGAAGTTTAAACAAATCAGACAGGcaataatttattgtttaaaaggAAACCTTATCACCACTGCACCAAGCCATTAAAGCTCGTAGAATGTTTGACAAACTAAAAGATATTTGATTTTGCACCTGTACACGATCAACGACAGCGCTAGAAAAAAGTGAATTGGAAGGATAGCCGCGCCAGTAATTAAATGCGAGGAACGAAATGcactattttttaaaacgcAATATGGTGCGGCTGTGGCGTTTGTCATGAAGCTCGCTGATCCTTCGTAAGACCTTTAACATGAAAGCATTTTGCAAATgaattaaagcaaaaaagcgttacaatttttttacgTAAGCAATTATATCACTAATGATACGTCTATAAGAAATTGTTGGCATATATTCTCTTATTGGCATAGTTTTACGTAGGTTTTATAAGTATTCATTGTAATAATCACAAAATTGAAACCGCTAGCCCAAAACTATTAGGTATATAACCCACCTGGTAGTGTAATGGTTTCGAGCGGATTCCTGAACggaatttaattcaattgagGCAGCGGCACCAACGACATGCATCGTAATATTTGCGGACATTAACAAATGTAGTCAGAACAATAGCTGCAAAAACAATAGTAAAGCTTTCCTTATAGTTTTAGGTTCCCAAAATTTACTAATATTGTATTTCATCCCTACTTTTTTCGAAGCCACTTAACTCCACTCTTTATCTATAACTCACATAGATCGTGGTTAATGTGCTGTCGCTGAATGGACTCTGGGTCTTTCCAATCTAGAACCTCACTTTATACCTCAAGTATCGTTGACACCGGTAATTGGTAGTAATTTAAGCCGAGACCGGAGGTCCAATGTCGCCAAAGATATAGTTGGGAGGATCTGCCGATAATTAATACGCTTTCTGAGAAGCTTTCACTTTATAAGTACTTGGTTTCTTTTTCACAACGGTCCGAGCGTGGTATTTCTATTTACctgttttgttttcgttttgcaCTGCACGATACTTATCATATTAATTACACGCTAATTTTGGAATAAAATCGCGGCGAAAAAGGCTATTCTGAAATTTAAGCCATGTTAATTGCTCTCAGTTTACGCAAAAAGCTCCTATTTTTTGTGCGAACCTCTTTAAGAACGTTTAAGTCGCCTGAAATAATTTGTGTCCACACAAGTGGATGAACTAAATAAATCTGACTTAGTTTTTCAGCTATATACTTGTCTGCTAAATGTACAATACATATAGAAGTTAAATTTTCAATGGAGTATTCCTCTTTACATTGTTCCAATCGACCTCTGCAGCATTTTCTTGATCGCTTTTATCTGATTTCTATCATCAGAGATTGAACAAAAGCATAACAAGTTCATGAACAGGTCCCATTTATATTTAGAACAACTTTTTATGAACCACttgtaaaactttaattttctgATTTAAAAGTACCTGTACTGTGAAAACATTAGGCAACCTTATGAATTAATAAAGCggatttcaaattaaaaatagtaTCATGATATTTacatttgctttttcaaaatgGCAAGAATATTAATAAGCACATGAATTATTGACCATACAGCAACAGCGGTACATCGTAAGAACTTCTTGTATAACCTTACGTGCAATGTAATTTTCTCTCTGTAACAGTTACGTGTATGCTGAATGTATTGCCAAATGACATACTGCGTCTGTATCCACTCCGAATTTACCGAAATACTTCGCACTCATCAATCAAAGCCACCCATGCTATGATTTCGTAGAAAGCTTTGGGCGACTGTAGAAACATTAATGAATGTGTTTTTGATTGTTGCCACCCCCTATACATATATTCCAATAGTCTCTCTTACATAGCGGTCTTCAATGGATTTTTGTCTTGTAACAAAGTTGTTATATTTATTAAGTTAAAGCGACAGGAAAACGCAAATGTTGTTTCTGGAAGGGACTAATTTCTTAAAACACGAAATTCAAATTTTCCaacattgaaattaatttaatatttttcggTAAAACAGATTTATCGTATGAAGTAACTTGGAAAAATTTTTTCGAAGAATAGAAAAGTCAATTACAACGTTATATAATATTAGATATATATTATACTAGAAATGCTGAAACTATCCAAAATGAGCCAGGGGGGCATTGACACCTTGTCTTGTATATTAGTATAAGCAACTGCGAAGAGCGATGTATAAGAAGCAAACTGTGACAATACCGCGTGCTCGTGTGTGGTGAAGTATTTGGCACAGCATTAACCGATTCTA comes from the Clavelina lepadiformis chromosome 5, kaClaLepa1.1, whole genome shotgun sequence genome and includes:
- the LOC143458912 gene encoding uncharacterized protein LOC143458912; translation: MSANITMHVVGAAASIELNSVQESARNHYTTRSYEGSASFMTNATAAPYCVLKNSAFRSSHLITGAAILPIHFFLALSLIVYRQKLRRKVINIYATNVVLSNFFICLCRIASAWKFIFVSPTMPLYNQRNISTPLLHVWFGMELLLPLVTLVKSGGIALIIKALTEDILRIHKIVIGLADYNDDIRNSGRTIGSSASNGKCWKWTHPSPRRKAVRLILLSWIIPVIVGICVGYDGDCIYECACVVYYVPSDKSVPICPVEKNCYPKWPPLTRSSTLTLGFVWVAYSAILIILCVQSYINFKLLVRKKISCLEKGSTVTPRATYVSSPSSDGLTVSTLTTISTQTHQTENEGEAETSEKATSKKKPKLSRGSVKNRFHKSKSQGTSKLLQHSLSKRIIFMVIVSIVFVVGTGVMIIMTLVTALKPSTGKPLGHKPPLWVLAVVADTILSIFLCSSFLGLRNAVRSMFWRIVRCC